The genomic interval TCCAGCTTACAATGTTAACTTTACAAAATCAGGCTGGACCCTGCTGTGCTCCTGGAAGGAATGCGTTTTACGTATGCTCCTCTTTGAGCCCTGCTGCTTTCCACCGCTTACATGGCAGTCCGAAGTATCACATTTCCATCCAACATCTGGTTTTCATAGCTCATACAGGATGTTGTCAAAGTGCAATAAAACAACAGTGGTTTACAATTGCTATTGTGTAGATTgtggacagaaaaagagaaaatttgTGGTGATCTAGGCAATCCTTCTTTTGTTGTTCTGTGGCCAAAGAGGCAGTCTCAGACCATACGGCTTCTCAGTCTCTTCACCTCTCATTGAGAGGTGTTCGGCTTCATGCGTTCACTGAGCTCAGCATAATTCGTCACTCAGCAAACATGATTTGGATCACCTTGTTTTGGCTTTATATGTTCTCAGATCTTTTTGCATTACCCAACATGACTGTGGTAAGTCATTTTACTCTGTCTGctctctttttgtcttgtgttttaCTTCCTttatttcatcttcagcttgtgacatttctgttttgttgtttttgtttccttttaagACTCACTGCTATTTCAGTGTATGATATACTCTACTAAGCATGAAAAatgtatctatttttttttcagaccacAAAATAGATCTGCATTCAGCAGACCAGTTAACCAGTTAATGAAATTCAAAAGAATTGCATTCCTTTTTAGTTACTGTTTGCATGAAATGTAATGTACAGATCACATGCCATTCTTCTAAAATAGGACATAAAGAGTGCCGTACTTGATGAACCTGTGACGTTAGCTGAGGACTTTGAGGATGCGTTTCTACAGAGCCAGAAAGAACACAGTgtcagaaatatcaatagagaAAAGTGCACAGTGCCATGTGAGATGACCGCAAAACTCATGCAGGATGAGAAGCATTCTTGGTGCAGTAAGTATTTCaacatataaatgtttttttttgtgtgtgtttctcactgAGTCAGATTGAATTTGGAGATTATTAAGCTTGTcactttacatttaaaaaggtTTCTGTGTAAATTAGGCAACGTCCAGCATGCCATGACAACATATAGCAGGAGCACCAGAAAGCTGATCCGAGATTTAATTGATGAGCAGCAGAAGACTCTGGAATTCCTCTCTAACCAGGTATTAGTTTCTCCATACTGGACCAATATTTCCAAAGACTGTAAAGTTCCACTGCATGACATTTAACATTTCTCCTGTTCTGAGGTAATGGAACTTACAACCAAAGTCCACAGTCTCAGTTTAGATGTGCAGAGGAGCAACAGCGAGATGTTTTCTGTGAAGCCCATGCATGCTCATGGTAaatcatatttcatatatatatatatatatatatatatatatatatatatatatatatatatatatatatatatatatatatatatatatataatttgcctgcatttcctcatttgtaagttgctttggatgaaagcacctggtaaatgaataaatgtaaatgtaaaatgtaaatcaataataataattctatataattattattatattttcatataataaaTGCTAGCTTGTTCACAGGTAGAGACTGCAGTGACATAATGGAATCACTAGAGGCAGTAACACCAAAAATTCCAAGTGGAGTTTATATTATTCAGCCTGAAAACTCTGAGCTATTGTTTGAGGTAAAATGTTTCTTTAATTACATGAAATTCTGTTTTGTTCAAACCCCAGACCATGACTTGCATTTGAGTTATAAACATTGAGAAAGTCTTCATCTTTTCACTTGATTCAGGTATTCTGTGAGATGGATTACATGGAAGGAGGCTGGACGGTCATCCAGAGGCGGACTGATGGCCTGACTGACTTTAAACGTGCATGGTCAAGCTACCTGGATGGATTTGGACCCCTACCAGGTCAATGGCTTAATTAATATCCCTTTATGCCTTGTTGTACACCACAGGTCCTGTGGCACATtctagtgttttccctgcttgAACACACCCACATTAACCCAGGAAGAGCTGTTAATTAGATGATTAGCAGGACAGGGTGTACTCCAGGAacactgtagcctcagactCCTGTTCTTGTCTGCCAGGACTGGAACcggatgtggttttctgctgttgtagctcatctgcctCAAGATTTGATGtgtcctgagatgcttttctgttcactgcggttgtaaagagtgtttatttgagttagcTTGAACCAGTATGGCCATTCTCTTCTACCATGTCTCATCCTACAAGgtgtttctgcccacagaactgtcgctcacgggatgtttttttgtttttcgcaccattatatataaactgtttcacatgaaaatgtcaggagatcatcagtttgTGAAGTAcccatctggcatcaacaaccatTATTACATGCTTGTGCAggtttacaggtgttcctattaaagtggttgATGAGTGTAAGTATATAAACAGTGCCTTTAAGAGCATATTCATGTCTTCTTTCTGTGTTTACTGAAGGAGAACATTGGCTCGGTTTGAGGAAAGTGCACAGTATTGTGGGTCAGAAGAACACACGCTTTAAGCTTCACATATCCTTCGTCTCTCAAGATGACTCCACCGCATATGCCTCTTACGACAACTTCTGGCTTGAAGATGAGAGCAAATTCTTTGCAGTTCATCTCGGCAGATACGCTGGTAGTGcaggtgagatgttactcctTGTCACACCTGTAGAATATCTGGATTAAGCACATGGGCTATGATTCAGGAAATGTgggttgttgttattaattaattataaggTATATGCAGCGTATGAGACATGTTAATCATGGATAAATGTCTCCCAGAGAAAAAGCccttttgcatttaaaaacgAAAATAAGTATGTTTCTAATGCTAGACAATACATACAGTACCTTTCATAAGTATTCAGTATACCTTTCAAAATGATTTACatataaaaagtgtaaaaattgCCACTGCTTATGTATCCACTCCCATTGCTTCGAACGCTTTCTGGTGCAACTATTTGCCATCAGAAGTGacataattagttgaatagAGTCGACCTGtatgcaattaaagtgtcatgtgGTCTCAATATAAATACTGTTCCTGTTCCCGGAAGGCTCCAGAGTTACCTAAacagaacatacctaaacaaacagcatcattaAGACAAAGGTGCGATCAAAACAGGTCTGGACAAAGTTGTGGAAAAGTAACAATGAGTATTTGGTTAGGAAAAAATGTCTTGATCGCTGTCAAATCCATTGTTAAAACAAGAATATGGCACAGCCGCAAGGAGAAGAAATCCGTATAACAAAAGTCAGCACTGCTGAAAAAACCCTCCAATAGAAACCCcttagaatttgtaatggtgttactgtttataatgggaattgtatcggttttaatggaaactgatATGGTCCCTGtcggtctctactggtaatttgttgccttgtaTTAGTGGAATGTTATGTCTATTGGATACCATTAGGGTCCTATGTCCTTAATACGCCCTAGTATATAATgaaaaccatttggtaatggcTTAACagctaatggtttgtaatggtatttgtagtggaaaccattcaaatttctgtgatggtccctacgttttttttcagcagggagtgACCGGGTAAGGATGCGATTAGTCCAAGAAGCAACCAAGAGTTTTCTTTTAATAGATGTGAGCAATCTTCATATAGTGTAATTTAATCAAAATGTTTCCATGGAAAACTCTTTCCAGAGCCTGAGCTGTTTTTCAGTAATGGCAGTGAGACATGTTTGCCTGTATGAGTTATCAGGATGGACATGGAGCACAGACAGCAGGCACGATAACATTAATGCAGGGATTCTTACACATTTGTAGTGACTGGCTGATTGTACAGTTATTTAAATCGATTTTGTAAAGTGTTATACATTGTCATGTTGTTATAATGTTAGTTATTTAGAAGTTAGAgtaaaattttattaattttatgaGGCTCAGCCATAGCCAGGCAAATAAGAACCACTGGCAGTCAAATATCACATAATTCAGAGAGAAAAATGGAGCCGTCTGGGAGCTGAAAGAGTCAGCTCTTATTTGTGAGCGGGTTCACTGAAACAGCTGAAATTCCCATCTATAATAGAATCGCTTTCTCAGCTGTCTCCGTCTCTAATGTGTATAATTTAAGCATACCCTCAAATAGGATGGTTTTTAGTTCAACTTCACATTGATGTAAAATACTATATTTAAAGTATTTGTCAAATATTTGGCTAGAGAGACTGAAAACTTATTTTAAATGGACTTGACAGGATTCATTTATCAAAATGATGTAGTAATGATTGTTTTCTCAAATCTTTATATCCTGTTTTTAGAAGTCCTGTAGCATGTTTCAAGTGACGGTCAGCACATAACGGGAACAAACTGACTTATCAATGTGTAGCCTTTCGTCACACTCCTAATTTATTTCAccaaagctttttttaaaagcagattTCTTCCTTGGCAGGTGACGCTTTCAGAGGATATGAGCAAGAGCAGAATCAGGACACGGCACCTTTCAGCACCTCAGATGTAGATAATGATGGCTGCATTCCTTTCTGCACTTTTGATGGCAAAGCCGTGGAGAGCTGCAGTGTGCAGCACAACAACACAGGCTGGTGGTTTAATCAGTGTGGCCAGGCGAACCTCAACGGCTCACCGCTGGATCAAGATCGCTCTACTCAGCCGCACCTTCACTGGGACACGTGGACTAAGAACGGAGAACCTGTCAGTATCAAGTCAGTAACAATGAAGATCAGGAGAGTTGAAGGCTCAAATCTGAAATAAGCTTTTCAAGATTGTAAAGTTGGAAGATTGTGGAACGGTTCATTAATTATCTATCAGAATGcactttaattaaataaacataccAAAGTCAAAAATACTGATGTGTAAAAGGCATATctttaaacaacattaaaatatttatccaATATTCCtcttcctgaactgaaatgtaaCTATTAGTCATGAAGGCtattctgtttaaagaaactAGAAGCTATAGAATTCTATTTGTAGTGCTATGGATTTGTGCTGGATGATGAAGCACATTGTTTAGCAAatattctttttcattttgtcattttgaattGTTGCACGTCAAGGGTACATAATTCGCAGAGTCTGTGGCTGTTTGAACATCATTCTGATCTGAAACTTCTTGGTGAGCactaaaaaattattaaaaaagaattaTCCCTCTGAGCAGTTTCACACATGAATCAAACTAACTTAATAGAAGGTGATtcttttaatattaatgcacaccctgaattgatatatttctcctttacaacagcaatttgccaagcacactatactttttttccccatttattgcaaaacaagttagctcttgttatcacttatgttatagcagctataaacagttgttctatCACCAGCCTACTTTGTTCTCTCTTGAAGACAGTGAGACCCCACAAAGTCGTCTGTTCTGAATAATATCCTAGGGAAATTATAAAACTTAAGATAGAAAAGTAAGTTAGAAAGTTAGAAAACCTACTGACTGTTAgaaaacgctgacactggagaccctTTCCAATAATTGtattgaaaattaatcaacacctactgaccaatcatATTCAAGAATTAAGCAGTGATGTGGCCTAAAATAACTTAAACCATACTAATGTGGGTGGTCGGTTATTTCTGTTAATCTGTTAACCTGGCAGACAAGTGAAAGTGGCTGCATAGTGTGTGGCCCTCGAGTGGCATCGCTGTCCTAATGTAAATACATCAGTAGTTATCTGTGTACATTAAACCGTCTGTACTGTGTCTATTCAGAGCACTGAAATCATTTTGTCCTTTCAGAGACTAAACAAAACACCAGAGCTCCAGGGAAACACCATATGTACAGTCCAGAAATGTCAAATACCATGCAGGACACCTGTACCCCAGTGAAGACCAATATGCAGAGACATCCATTACAGGGCCAGTCTGGCCTGACATGAATTAGATTAGGCATTTCTAAACAGATGTTGCTATTGGTCTGATTTTGGCCTGTTTTATACGTAATTTTTTGTCAGTATTACCTTTGGCAGCACATatgctatatggccaaaagattgtggacacctgcccatcacacccatatgtgggcctacCCCAAAATCTTGCCAGAAAGTATGAAGCACACGATTGTCTAGGATGTCTTTCTGTGCTGTAGCATTTACATTTCCCCTTACTGGATTTAAGGGGTCACGGTTGGTGTGGAACTAGTACTTAAATGGCCTGCACatagtcctgacctcaaccccactgaacatctttgggatgaactatAATGCTGACTTTGCCCCAGGGCTCCTTGCCCAActtcagtgcctgacctcagtaatgctcttgttgctgaatgggcaaatccaaaatccaaatccaattccaaaATGTAGTGGAAGGACTTCCTAGAACAGTGGAGGTTAACAACAGCGAAAGGAAAACTGCTAAATCCGTAATGGGATATCCGACAAGCATATATATGCAAatgatggtcaggtttccacgAACCTTCAGCCAAATAGTTTATGATCATGCTTTcactgaaaaacatttaaaagctcTTTCACTTGAAGCTATATGATGGAATTTAATGTatatgttgttttcttttgagagtaatatttttctttcttaatgcCTTTCTTCATTTGAAAATGTACATTAAAAACCCTATGTGACACTTACCAGTGTTTGAAGTGTGATGATACTCCCAGCAACTCCCATCAAATATGTCTTTCTGAAGTCTTCTTATCTACTGGGGACCTTATACAAATGGACCTTTGTGAATTGAAGCAAGATATGCTATCACTGAGTGATAAAAGCTGTGAGAACAATTATTGCAATGTATGAAAAGTCGCTGTTAATTTACTAGAAACAAGGCTAAAACATTGAACTAGCTAGTACATACTGTActtgcaaatatttttttcagacacAAAAAATCAGTGTGACAGTAAAACAAAAGCATCAGGAATATAACCATTTACCTAAGATGTTTTGGTGAATGCAtaaaattacactgtaataaatGTAGCATCAGCTTCTGTGAGTTCCACCATATTGACAAACGTCAACATTGTGCCATTTTTCATGACTTTGTTGTATAAATATCACAGGAGTGGATAATTTTGCATGAAATATTATCTTAATAAACTTCAACATGCCTGGGAAACCCAGTACCCAGAAAAGGAGCTTAAAATAGTCCTCTGATTGCAGCGGCCATCTGCATGAAACACTATCAACATGAGAAATGAACCAAGACAGTGGCTTCCCATGACCCTCTCTGTGGTATTTACCTTTTGACCCCATCCGTTGGGCTTATATATCCTTGAGGAGCTTTTTGGACACCAGAGTAGCTGTGTGTGCACGTAGCCAGCTAACGATGTGGGTATGCATGCAAACACATAAATTAGCAGAAAAGGGAGGACTAGGAgaaagagagttacaaaatggagtgtgtggtgtgattggtcagtgtgGAATTCCATTGAAGGCATTTCCCACAGATGGATCCGCAGCCCAGAACAAACCAAGCACTTTCTTGGGAATAGAGATACTAACTCATAGACTTCTTCATCTGCATCTCTACAATAGGTTCTGCTGCAAATagaaagcagttttttttttcaactatactattggtgtttttttctctctccaggtTATAGGTTAGCTAGGACTGTTATTTGCATTACTTTACAGTGACTTATGATAGTTTTGTAATCTGTTCATCAAAATGTCACATAAGTCATTTTGAAGTTCTTTTCTACAAGAGGTGCGTTTGCGTTAAAAAAGGGAACAATGCTAAGTCTCATGTTAATTATAGAATGTAAACAGAGGATTAACTTGAACAAGCAAAGATTGTTAAATGCTTTGTTTGTTGCCAAAGGATTGAAGATGCTGCCACACTGCCAAAATTCCTAGATACTCTGTATTACTTCAAGTTCTAAACAGGAGCATTGCAGAGGACTTGTAGGAGAAGGTGTTTTGCCGGAGAGTAGTACACAGTCCATCCGTTACTGCAGGATGTTTGGATTATGAGTACTGGTGGCTAACCCTGCCGTAACGGCGTTTGAGTTTTATTGCTTCAGTTGGAAAAATGAATCAAAGGAGACCtgttttggaagaaaaaaacacatcagaatTACACTCAAATGGAAAGAGGAACAGAAGTAAAGACTGTCTTCTGGTGAATGCTGAATTTGGTGATGAAACTTATGGCTATTATGGACATCACTATAGGTGAGTTTTCTCCTGTGATGTAGTGGGAAAAAATAATACTTTAATGTAATGATCACTCTGAATTTATGCTGTTCTTAGGAATTTTTTATGATTGTATTCATTTTGTATTCATTGTataattcattttcatacaCTTTAGCTCTTGTGTATTGGAGTAACTAAATATGGTCTAAAACCTAGTTTATGTAACAAGCAAAACACTAAATACCAAGGTCATAAAAGGGAAGCATccttaaaatataatgtaaggCAAATATGcactacagaaacaatacacCTGAACATGGTGCTTAATTGATAAAACTATAGCACTTTCTAATACTCCTAATAAGGGtagtttttattctttaaaaccTTAATTTTGTAAGATGAAAAATCTATCATTTTCTGTGTGGTTGTCATGTGGCTTCGAAAGCAGAAAGGTTGATGCAATACATGCAATAGAAGAAAGatcttatttaaaacaatattgaaATCCTGTTGGCCAAACATTatcatattatactgtatttaatgtATAGATTTTATTACGTAGaactttttgttaaatgtattaaGTTAGAAGAACCAGATCTGGGAAAAACATCTGTGTATGTTTGGCTCAGCCTGATTAACTTATAAAGCTATATTGTTTTACACGACTATTTCTCCTGGATGCTAATGAAGACTTATGAagaaagaggaatgaaacattaGATCCAAACCATAAAAGTTCAGAGTAAACATGACTGCACAGACAGGGCATAGATGTTGCACACATATTCTCAAATTTGTGTCAGCTAGATGACGTAATAAGaggcaatttattattatttttttttacaatatacatcagctgtgagcaacatgatgaatgcaaatgaataataaaaacaatttcaaCCACAAAACTGTTGACATCGCAAACCTGAATGGTCAGAAggggttgattaattttctaaaacagcagtagttctggctgcataACAAATCACAATGTAAGtaataacaagaactaacttgttttgtggacagtacAATACATtactataaatgtaactataaatggattaaatgttCCTCccttatttaataaataaaaatgtaataattagccaattgctgtagtataagttaaataaaacattccaggacatgctgttatgggaaaatattcaattttggggtggtaacagtaactccacatTACATCAGGCTGCATCAAACCACAGTATTGCACAGTATTTCTGATTGTATACATACTTTTACTTAtaaattatgcttttttttttccctctagtGACTGCGCACATCAGACTCGGCAGATTATGGCCAAGAGCAGGAGGCAGGTCTCACGTGGGGCGGCCTATATGTTCAACGCACATCCGAACAGCCTGACACCTGTGGAGGAGCGCTTCCTCGATGCTGCTGAGTATGGAAACATCCCTGTAGTGCGGCGAATGCTTGAGGAGATTCCTGGGCTGGATGTGAACTGTGTGGACTATATGGGCCAGAATGCCTTACAGATAGCAGTGGCGAACGAACATCTCGAGGTTACAGAACTTCTGTTAAAGAAGGACAAACTGTCTCGGATTGGCGATGCACTCCTTTTAGCTATAAGCAAAGGCTACATACGAATTGTTGAGGCCATCCTGAGTCACAAGGCCTTTGCTGACTCCAGGAGATTAACCGCCAGCCCAAGAGAGGCGGCGATGCACGATGACTTCTTTGCGTATGACGAAGATGGGACTCGCTTTTCTCATGACATCACACCGATCATCCTGGCTTCTCACTGCCATGAGTATGAGATCGTCCACATCCTCCTGGGCAAAGGGGCTCATATTGAGCAACCCCATGACTACTTCTGTACCTGTGACACCTGCAATTACCATCAGAAATATGATTCGTTCAGTCACTCACGCTCACGTATCAATGCCTACAGAGGCTTGGCAAGTCCAGCTTACCTCTCTCTGTCCAATGAAGATCCAGTGCTGGCTGCTTTAGAGCTCAGCAATGAACTTGCCTGTTTGGCGAATATTGAAAAGGAATTCAAGGTATGTCTAATATTATAGTTTCATTGAACTCCTATATGACTCCTATATGACCAACTATTTCTGCTTTACTAAATGTTGTCTTTTCTTGACCACTTTCCTAAGAATGATTATAGGAAACTCTCTATGCAATGCAAAGGCTTTGTAGTTGGACTTCTGGATCTGTGTCGGAACACAGAGGAAGTGGAGGCCATTTTGAATGGCGAAGAAGATGAGACCTCTGAACTACCTGGCCGACCAAGTCTCACCCGACTGAACCTCGCAATAAAGTATGAACTTAAAAAGGTAAAGTAGAGCACTCAGAGATGGGCAGTATTTCTGAAAAGTAGTCATCAGTGTGTCCatatacaaacaaaataatttttatggaaaaaaaaacatgtaaggaataaaacattgtaagttgtaactatagaaacaataacatatttgaacaagtacattaatataaacctgtgatttgtcagAGCTACTGTGAACactttctaaccaatcagaatcaagaatgcAACAGCTTCTCCACtgttcctccagactctgggaccttgatttccaaatgaaattcaaaaatttgctttcatctgaaaagaggactttggaccactgagcaatggtgttttcagtaaaaatgtgttttgagttaattagctgattagagctcttctcaggtcgacagtgctgtattataaattctttattgtaatatttttgagatactggatttttccgGTATctcatttccatgagctgtaaaccttaatcatcaagattaaaacaaaaaaaaagcttgaaatattttactttatgtgtaatgactctagaatatatgaaagttcagctttttaaaattaaattacagaaagaaatgaccttttccacgatattcaaattttttgagatgcacctgtatatacagAAAACATCAAGCACACTGGTATGTAAACTCTGGTGCACGGCAGCTGTTCTATGGCTAGTACGTTTGTTATAAACAACACTTCATCTTCAAAATtcctgagttgtttttttttttttttcagggagAAAATTTTGACATAGATTTGTTAACTGACTCATTTCCATTCAGCATTTCTATTAAGAAATGGATAATTAACACCTACCGTATACTACGTTCCAGTTGTGTTGCAAACAGTGTCTGGCATTTTTTTGAATCCTGAATGCTGATATCTTCAACTTTTTGTGCCAAACAGTTTGTTGCGCATCCTAATTGCCAGCAGCAGCTCCTCTCAATCTGGTATGAGAATCTGTCTGGATTGAGACAGCAGACCACAGCCATCAAGTTTTTGGTGGGCCTGGGTGTTGCGATAGGACTCCCCTTCTTATCCATTGTGTACTGGGTGGCACCGTGTAGTAAGGTTAGTGAACTCATAATTAAATACTCTGGTTACTCTGTGATTAAAAGGAT from Ictalurus furcatus strain D&B chromosome 18, Billie_1.0, whole genome shotgun sequence carries:
- the angptl5 gene encoding angiopoietin-related protein 5, translated to MIWITLFWLYMFSDLFALPNMTVDIKSAVLDEPVTLAEDFEDAFLQSQKEHSVRNINREKCTVPCEMTAKLMQDEKHSWCSNVQHAMTTYSRSTRKLIRDLIDEQQKTLEFLSNQVMELTTKVHSLSLDVQRSNSEMFSVKPMHAHGRDCSDIMESLEAVTPKIPSGVYIIQPENSELLFEVFCEMDYMEGGWTVIQRRTDGLTDFKRAWSSYLDGFGPLPGEHWLGLRKVHSIVGQKNTRFKLHISFVSQDDSTAYASYDNFWLEDESKFFAVHLGRYAGSAGDAFRGYEQEQNQDTAPFSTSDVDNDGCIPFCTFDGKAVESCSVQHNNTGWWFNQCGQANLNGSPLDQDRSTQPHLHWDTWTKNGEPVSIKSVTMKIRRVEGSNLK